The Marivirga salinae DNA window GAAATTCCCTGAAATCAGTATCATATTGCTCTGCAATATGATTTCTTTTTTGTCCGAATTCACTATCTAATTTGTCCCAAAACTTAAATTTCTCATCTTGAAAAGCTTTTGAATCATCAAATCTTTCGTGAAGGACAATGGCTGTTTTAGATGGGAAATAATTTTCTAAAGTAACATCACCACCCTGTTGATTACTGTATGTATTCAGATAACTAATGGAATCGTGAGGAAATGTGAAGCCGTTAAGATATAGATCGTCTCCATCTAAAAATAAATCAAGAAATGCGCCTTCAGAGAATTGAGAAAGAATATTAAATAGGGTAGACTGATTTGATTTAGTAAATGTTTTTACAATTTTGTCTAATCTATTGAAATTAACATATAGATTTCCTAAATCATCTTGAAAGTTGGCTATTTTAAAAACTTCTTCTATGCTTTCTTTAAAATTGTCCTCATCTTTTTCCAAGTTTCTTATTACATCCTCAACTAAAACAGGGGAGAAGCTCCCTACAAAATTCCCTCTTAAGAGTACGTAACTAAATCTTTTGTCCGAATTTTTACTTTTTAATTCGTAGATGGTGTTTTTGTTGTAAACTCTTTCAGATTTCTCAAAATCATCAAATTTTGATTCAATTTTTTTAATAATCTCAATCTGCTCAGTGTTTTTTAAGGTTTGATAAAATACAAAATCAAAATCATCATTGGCTATAATAGACATCCCAATCAGTAAATGATTATTCCTAAAAACATCATCCAACATCCCGCTATTTCCAGACAAACTATCTAAAGCTTCAAAATTTTGCTTTAAGGAAGAAAAATATTCAATTTTTAGTAAATCCTGCCAAATAGGATTTTCTTGTATGCTGTTCCATGAATCAACTAAGTTTTTATTTTCATAAACCAAAAAAGTATTTTCTGGCACTAATGACCATGCATCTAAACTTTTTTGTTTATCCCAATAGTAATAGATTCCGTATCCGCTTGCTAATATTAAGATGAACAGAAATAGTATAATGAAGATTCTTCTCAAAGGAGTTTTGGATTTTTATGTTGCTATGCAAATATAGGATTATTAATAACTATGGACGCATTTTTCAGCTAAATATATTGTGATGGCTGAAATGGTAGTTTTACACTAAAATCACTTCAATTCCTTTAGCTTCTAAAGTGCTAATAAATTGCTTGGAAGCACTTTTGTTTGTGATAATTTGATCAACATCCTCTAAATCACAAATTTTCCCAAATCCTTTCTGGCCAAACTTACTGGCATCTGCCAAAACAATCGTTTTCTGAACGGATTCAATCATTTTTGCATTCAAATGCGCCTCCATCATGTTGGAAGTTGTAAAGCCGTGCTCCAAGCTAATCCCATCCACGCTTAAGTACAATTTACTGCAGGCGAAACTTTGCATCATTTCTTCAGCATAATGACCTACAACAGAGGAACTGCCTTTCCTGACTACGCCTCCAAGCTGTACGATTTCTATATCCTTACAGTCTAATAAAGCCATGGTAACATTCATAGCAGAAGTCAAAACGGTAAGATTAGAGTTTCTAGGAATAGCTTGTGCAAAAGCTCCTACAGTAGTTCCTGAACCAATAATGATGGCTTCATGCATTTTTAAGGACTCAACTGCGGCTTTGGCGATGGCTTGTTTTTCCTCAACATTTACTAATTGCTTTTCATCTACTGGCTTTTCGTTTACATAAGGAGAGACCAAAGTAGCGCTTCCGTGAGAGCGATAAAGCAAGCCTTTATCTTCAAGAAGTTTTAAATCTTTTCGGATCGTTACCTTAGTGACTTCAAGTGCGTTACTTAATTCACTAACACTTACAAATCCTTCTTGTTGAAGTTGGTCTAATATGAATTTATGTCTTTCTGCAATAGTCATTTGGTTCAAAAATATAATTAAAAGTCATAAAAAGAAACTAAAAGTAAGTAAAAAGAAAGATAAAACAATCAAAATTCTTGTTAATGCTTTTGATATGTTTCTTTTAGTGTTATATTTGAACAAAACGAAACAAAATGAATAGGAAAGAAAACATAAAGCAAATTTCAGATACGAATAAAGTTTGGGATATTGCAGTGATAGGAGGTGGTTCTTCCGGACTTGGTGTTGCTTTAGATGCTGTTTCCAGAGGGCTGAGTGTTGCTTTGTTTGAAAAATCTGATTTCGCTAAGGGTACTAGCAGTCGAAGTACGAAGCTAGTGCATGGTGGAGTCCGATATTTAGCACAAGGAGATGTTTTCTTAGTTTTTGAGGCTTTAAAAGAAAGAGGGAGATTATTGAAAAATGCTCCTCATTTAGCCCATAATCAATCTTTTGTAATTCCTATATATACTTTTTTTGACCGCTTGAAATATACAGTTGGTTTAAAAATGTACGATTGGATGGCAGGTAAATTAAGTTTAGGAAAGTCTACTTTCATCTCAAAAGAAAAGACCATTAAGCGTTTGCCCACTATCAAGCAAGAAGGCTTAAAAGGAGGAGTGGTTTATCACGATGGGCAATTTGATGATGCTCGTCTGGCATTGAATATAGCACAAACTTGTGATGAAAAAGGAGTAGCTGTTTTAAATTATTTCAAAGTTAATCAGCTTAATAAAAATAGTGAAGGCAAAATCACTGGACTTTCTGTCAAAGACCAGTTTTCAAAAAATAGTTATGACATTAAAGCAAAGATGGTAGTGAATGCTACAGGGGTTTTTGCTGATAAAATATTGCAATTGGATAATCCTGAGGCGAAGAAAATGATTCGACCAAGCCAGGGAATTCATTTAGTTCTGGATCGCTCATTTTTATCAGGCGAGGATGCTCTTATGATCCCGGAAACAAGCGATGGGAGAGTTTTATTTGCTGTGCCTTGGCATGATAAAATTGTTGTGGGTACTACCGATACCATGCGAAAAAAACCAAAATTAGAACCTGCAGCATTAGAAAAAGAAATTGATTTTGTGTTAGCCACTGCTCAAGAATACCTGACCAAAAAACCCCAGAGAAGCGATGTGCTTTCTGTTTATGCGGGTTTAAGACCTTTGGCAGCTCCAACAGATGAAAGTGAAAAGACAAAAGAGATATCCCGAAGCCACAAAGTAATTGTATCTGATAGCAATTTAATAACACTTACAGGCGGAAAATGGAC harbors:
- a CDS encoding DeoR/GlpR family DNA-binding transcription regulator, with translation MTIAERHKFILDQLQQEGFVSVSELSNALEVTKVTIRKDLKLLEDKGLLYRSHGSATLVSPYVNEKPVDEKQLVNVEEKQAIAKAAVESLKMHEAIIIGSGTTVGAFAQAIPRNSNLTVLTSAMNVTMALLDCKDIEIVQLGGVVRKGSSSVVGHYAEEMMQSFACSKLYLSVDGISLEHGFTTSNMMEAHLNAKMIESVQKTIVLADASKFGQKGFGKICDLEDVDQIITNKSASKQFISTLEAKGIEVILV
- a CDS encoding glycerol-3-phosphate dehydrogenase/oxidase, with translation MNRKENIKQISDTNKVWDIAVIGGGSSGLGVALDAVSRGLSVALFEKSDFAKGTSSRSTKLVHGGVRYLAQGDVFLVFEALKERGRLLKNAPHLAHNQSFVIPIYTFFDRLKYTVGLKMYDWMAGKLSLGKSTFISKEKTIKRLPTIKQEGLKGGVVYHDGQFDDARLALNIAQTCDEKGVAVLNYFKVNQLNKNSEGKITGLSVKDQFSKNSYDIKAKMVVNATGVFADKILQLDNPEAKKMIRPSQGIHLVLDRSFLSGEDALMIPETSDGRVLFAVPWHDKIVVGTTDTMRKKPKLEPAALEKEIDFVLATAQEYLTKKPQRSDVLSVYAGLRPLAAPTDESEKTKEISRSHKVIVSDSNLITLTGGKWTTFRKMGEDTVEYFSKITGEKLKDSTSADIKIHGYSIEKPIDYLGVYGADRIAIKKLQDENSDWNKPLHPKYPYTQAEVIFACRNEMAMKVEDVLARRIRILFLDAQASMDMASKVAELMAKELGKEEAWIEVQLKDFNKLAMRYLIES